From a single Couchioplanes caeruleus genomic region:
- a CDS encoding glycoside hydrolase family 15 protein, which translates to MPGRIEDYALIGDLQSAALVGRDGSIDWLCLPRFDSAACFAALLGDDGAGHWRIAPAGAGAATSRRYHDDTLVLESEWHTADGVVRVIDFMPPRGEAPDVVRIVEGVSGEVPMRMDLILRFDYGRVVPWVRRQGADLGAVAGPDAMWLRTEARVRGEDRTTVADFTVRAGQRVPFVLTYQASHLPRPAPVDAARALTQTRRYWREWIGRSDYDGRWPEAVRRSLILLKALTYAPTGGIVAAATTSLPEQIGGPRNWDYRYCWLRDATFTLQALLGTGYVAEAKAWREWLLRAVAGDPADLQIMYGLDGTRRLSEYTLDWLGGYENSSPVRVGNAAAGQLQLDVWGEVLDGLHLAREAGIAATDAGWDLQKALLDYLEGAWQQPDNGLWEVRGGRRQFVHSKVMAWAGFDRAVTAVERHHLDGPVDRWRALRDEIHAEVCAKGFDSDRNSFTQSYGSTALDAALLLIPRVGFLPAADPRVAGTVEAVQRELCQDGFVLRYRPEDAGVDGLPGTEGAFLACTFWLVDALYAIGRRDDAERMFERLLGLRNDVGLLSEEYDPGSGRQLGNTPQAFSLVGLVNSARLLSGVSTRTSADSAAQHTSRDAG; encoded by the coding sequence ATGCCCGGACGCATCGAGGACTACGCGCTCATCGGAGACCTGCAGTCGGCCGCGCTGGTCGGACGGGACGGCTCCATCGACTGGCTCTGTCTGCCCCGGTTCGACTCCGCCGCCTGCTTCGCGGCGCTGCTCGGCGACGACGGTGCCGGGCACTGGCGCATCGCGCCGGCCGGTGCCGGCGCGGCGACCAGTCGCCGGTACCACGACGACACGCTGGTGCTGGAGAGCGAGTGGCACACCGCCGACGGAGTGGTGCGGGTCATCGACTTCATGCCGCCGCGCGGCGAGGCCCCCGATGTGGTGCGGATCGTGGAGGGCGTCTCCGGCGAGGTGCCGATGCGCATGGACCTCATCCTGAGGTTCGACTACGGCCGGGTGGTGCCATGGGTCCGCCGGCAGGGCGCCGACCTGGGAGCGGTGGCCGGTCCGGACGCGATGTGGCTGCGCACCGAGGCACGGGTGCGGGGCGAGGACCGGACCACGGTCGCCGACTTCACCGTACGGGCGGGGCAGAGAGTGCCGTTCGTCCTGACGTACCAGGCCTCGCATCTGCCCCGGCCGGCCCCGGTCGATGCCGCCCGTGCCCTCACGCAGACCCGGCGGTACTGGCGGGAATGGATCGGCCGCAGCGACTACGACGGCCGGTGGCCCGAGGCGGTACGCCGGTCGCTGATCCTGTTGAAGGCGCTGACGTACGCACCGACCGGGGGCATCGTCGCCGCCGCGACCACCTCGCTGCCCGAGCAGATCGGCGGCCCCCGCAACTGGGACTACCGCTACTGCTGGCTGCGCGATGCCACGTTCACGTTGCAGGCCCTGCTGGGCACGGGCTATGTCGCCGAGGCGAAGGCATGGCGCGAGTGGCTGCTGCGGGCCGTCGCCGGCGACCCGGCCGACCTGCAGATCATGTACGGCCTCGACGGCACCCGCCGGCTCTCCGAGTACACGCTCGACTGGTTGGGCGGCTACGAGAACTCGAGCCCGGTACGGGTGGGGAACGCCGCGGCCGGACAACTCCAGCTGGACGTCTGGGGCGAGGTGCTCGACGGCCTGCACCTGGCCCGCGAGGCCGGGATCGCCGCCACCGACGCGGGCTGGGACCTGCAGAAGGCCCTGCTCGACTACCTCGAGGGCGCCTGGCAGCAGCCGGACAACGGCCTGTGGGAGGTGCGCGGCGGCCGGCGGCAGTTCGTCCACTCCAAGGTCATGGCCTGGGCCGGGTTCGACCGGGCCGTCACCGCCGTCGAACGACACCACCTCGACGGCCCGGTGGACCGCTGGCGCGCCCTGCGCGACGAGATCCACGCGGAGGTCTGCGCCAAGGGCTTCGACAGCGACCGCAACTCCTTCACCCAGTCGTACGGTTCGACGGCCCTGGACGCCGCCCTGCTGCTCATCCCGCGCGTCGGGTTCCTGCCGGCTGCCGACCCGCGGGTGGCCGGCACGGTCGAAGCGGTGCAGCGGGAGCTGTGCCAGGACGGCTTCGTGCTGCGCTACCGGCCGGAGGACGCCGGCGTCGACGGGCTGCCGGGCACCGAGGGCGCCTTCCTGGCCTGCACGTTCTGGCTGGTGGATGCCTTGTACGCGATCGGCCGCCGCGACGACGCCGAACGGATGTTCGAGCGTCTGCTGGGCCTGCGCAACGACGTCGGGCTGCTGTCGGAGGAGTACGACCCCGGATCGGGACGCCAGCTGGGCAACACGCCGCAGGCGTTCAGCCTGGTCGGCCTGGTGAACTCGGCGCGGCTGCTCAGCGGCGTCTCGACCCGTACGTCGGCGGACTCCGCGGCCCAGCACACCTCCCGCGACGCCGGCTGA
- a CDS encoding cation diffusion facilitator family transporter yields MTGEKDEGGGDSTRTVIVAVTANFAIAVAKIVAALLTGSASLWAEAAHSVADTGNEVLLFIGLHRSGRPPDSRHPFGYGQERYFWTFIAALGIFLVGGTLSIGEGVRSLLMPEPLESLWVGIGVLVVAFCFESYSWHTARKQLRAESRRRQRSIVEHLRRASDPSATTVFLEDTAALIGLVLALAALLLHAGTGWAGWDAVGSMGIGALLIVVAFLLARRSKTLLLDESAPPDVLEPIRAQVGAADWVGEVRELHAVYVGPSSLLVNAWVVPVHGGDRDSAAELVRRVAQLRAELLRHPAIEQVTVTVDEDRAGAGPPFADGATG; encoded by the coding sequence GTGACCGGCGAGAAGGACGAAGGCGGCGGCGACAGCACCCGTACGGTGATCGTCGCGGTGACCGCGAACTTCGCGATCGCGGTGGCCAAGATCGTCGCCGCCCTGCTGACCGGCTCGGCGTCGCTGTGGGCCGAAGCGGCCCACTCGGTCGCGGACACGGGCAACGAGGTGCTGTTGTTCATCGGTCTGCACCGGTCCGGCAGGCCGCCGGATTCCCGGCATCCCTTCGGGTACGGCCAGGAGCGGTACTTCTGGACGTTCATCGCGGCGCTGGGCATCTTCCTGGTGGGCGGCACGCTGTCGATCGGCGAGGGCGTACGCAGCCTGCTGATGCCGGAGCCGCTGGAATCGCTGTGGGTCGGCATCGGCGTGCTCGTCGTGGCCTTCTGCTTCGAGAGCTACTCGTGGCACACGGCTCGCAAGCAGTTGCGGGCGGAGTCCCGGCGACGGCAGCGGTCCATCGTCGAGCACCTGCGGCGCGCGTCCGATCCGAGCGCCACGACGGTGTTCCTGGAGGACACCGCGGCGCTGATCGGCCTCGTCCTGGCCCTGGCGGCCCTGCTGCTGCACGCCGGCACCGGCTGGGCGGGCTGGGACGCCGTGGGCAGCATGGGCATCGGTGCCCTGCTCATCGTGGTGGCGTTCCTGCTGGCGCGCCGCTCCAAGACCCTGCTGCTGGACGAGTCGGCGCCGCCGGACGTGCTCGAACCCATCCGCGCCCAGGTCGGGGCCGCGGACTGGGTCGGCGAGGTCCGCGAGCTGCACGCGGTGTACGTCGGCCCCTCCAGCCTGCTGGTGAACGCCTGGGTCGTTCCGGTGCACGGGGGCGACCGGGACTCGGCCGCGGAGCTGGTGCGCCGCGTCGCACAGCTGAGAGCCGAGCTCCTGCGTCATCCGGCCATCGAGCAGGTGACCGTCACCGTGGACGAAGACCGCGCCGGAGCCGGACCACCGTTTGCCGACGGGGCGACCGGGTAG
- a CDS encoding ZIP family metal transporter has product MPGWLQAGGWGLLAGSALIVGAAVGYLARVPQKIIASVMAFGAGVLLSAVAFELIAEAHERAGLTPTALGAIGGAAIYTGCNVLLARHGARHRKRSGDQQPSEKEQDGSGVALALGALLDGIPESIVIGTSLLGGGAISLVTVIAVFISNVPEGLSSAAGMRHAGRSKRYVFGVWVGIAVISGLAAVVGYTLLGGAPAAVLAAITALAGGAILAMIADTMIPEAFEDAHLLIGLITVGGFLVAFALSQAG; this is encoded by the coding sequence ATGCCTGGATGGTTGCAAGCGGGCGGCTGGGGACTCCTGGCCGGATCCGCCCTCATAGTCGGCGCGGCGGTGGGATACCTGGCCCGCGTACCGCAGAAGATCATCGCCTCCGTGATGGCCTTCGGCGCCGGGGTCCTGTTGTCGGCCGTGGCGTTCGAACTGATCGCCGAGGCGCACGAGCGCGCCGGACTGACACCCACCGCCCTGGGCGCGATCGGCGGTGCAGCGATCTACACCGGCTGCAACGTGCTGCTCGCCCGGCACGGTGCCCGGCATCGCAAGCGTTCCGGCGACCAGCAACCCTCCGAGAAGGAACAGGACGGCTCGGGAGTCGCGCTCGCGCTCGGCGCCCTGCTCGACGGCATACCGGAGTCGATCGTGATCGGCACCAGCCTGCTGGGCGGCGGCGCGATCAGCCTCGTCACAGTGATCGCCGTGTTCATCAGCAACGTCCCCGAGGGCCTGTCCAGCGCGGCGGGCATGCGGCACGCCGGGCGGTCGAAGCGGTACGTGTTCGGCGTGTGGGTCGGCATCGCCGTGATCAGCGGTCTCGCCGCCGTCGTGGGGTACACGCTGCTGGGTGGCGCCCCCGCCGCCGTCCTGGCCGCCATCACCGCGCTCGCGGGCGGGGCGATCCTCGCGATGATTGCCGACACCATGATCCCGGAGGCGTTCGAGGACGCGCACCTGCTCATCGGTCTGATCACGGTCGGTGGATTCCTGGTGGCCTTCGCCCTCTCCCAGGCCGGATGA
- a CDS encoding enolase C-terminal domain-like protein yields the protein MVALTAAAYTIPTDAPEGDGTLAWTSTTLVLVRASAEGATGLGWTYGPPAVVQVVTQMLAPVVRDTDPDDVPAAWTAMNRRLRNAGTRGIGALALSAADNALWDLKARCHHVPLARLLGSVRPAVPVYGSGGFTTYDAERQHAQLSRWVHEQGIPRVKIKIGESCGADVPRDLARMTAARTTIGDAELFVDANGAYQRKQAIRVLEAAGDLDVRWYEEPVSSDDLPALGQVRDAVRADVAAGEYGWDLGYFERMAPYVDCLQADVTRCGGITGFQRAAAVAAAHGLEVSGHCAPHQHLAVAAATPNLRHLEWFHDHVRIEGMLFDGAAGAEGGALTVDRRSPGNGLAFRHAEAEQWRSA from the coding sequence ATGGTTGCGCTGACCGCCGCGGCGTACACCATCCCGACCGACGCGCCGGAGGGTGACGGCACCCTGGCCTGGACGAGCACCACCCTGGTGCTCGTCCGGGCGAGCGCCGAGGGAGCCACCGGTCTGGGCTGGACGTACGGTCCACCGGCGGTCGTGCAGGTGGTCACGCAGATGCTGGCACCGGTCGTCCGGGACACCGACCCGGACGACGTCCCGGCGGCGTGGACGGCGATGAACCGCCGCCTGCGCAACGCCGGTACCAGGGGGATCGGTGCCCTGGCGCTGTCGGCGGCGGACAACGCCCTGTGGGATTTGAAGGCTCGCTGTCACCACGTCCCGCTGGCACGGCTGCTGGGGTCGGTGCGCCCGGCCGTGCCGGTCTACGGCAGCGGGGGCTTCACCACGTACGACGCGGAGCGGCAGCACGCGCAGCTGTCGCGATGGGTGCACGAGCAGGGCATCCCCCGGGTGAAGATCAAGATCGGCGAGTCCTGCGGCGCCGACGTGCCGCGCGATCTGGCCCGGATGACGGCGGCGCGCACGACGATCGGGGACGCGGAGCTGTTCGTCGACGCCAACGGCGCGTACCAGCGCAAGCAGGCGATCCGTGTGCTGGAGGCGGCCGGTGACCTGGACGTGCGCTGGTACGAGGAGCCGGTGAGCTCCGACGACCTCCCCGCCCTGGGCCAGGTCCGCGACGCCGTCCGGGCCGATGTGGCGGCGGGGGAGTACGGCTGGGACCTCGGCTACTTCGAACGCATGGCGCCGTACGTCGACTGCCTGCAGGCCGACGTGACCCGCTGCGGAGGCATCACCGGGTTCCAGCGGGCGGCCGCGGTGGCCGCCGCGCACGGTCTTGAGGTGTCCGGGCACTGCGCACCGCACCAGCACCTGGCGGTGGCCGCGGCCACCCCCAACCTGCGGCACCTGGAGTGGTTCCACGACCACGTCCGGATCGAGGGCATGCTCTTCGACGGCGCGGCCGGCGCGGAGGGCGGCGCGCTGACGGTTGATCGTCGCTCGCCGGGCAACGGGCTGGCGTTCCGGCACGCCGAGGCCGAGCAGTGGCGGTCGGCGTAG
- a CDS encoding FAD-binding and (Fe-S)-binding domain-containing protein: MTTVKLPDPVVRVPQTGDIDVAALERDLAAEVDGEVRFDAGSRSAYSTDASNYRQVPIGVVVPRTVEAGVAAVAVCHRYGAPITSRGGGTSLAGECTNVAVIIDWSKYCHRLLEVDAASRTCLVEPGIVLDVLNDQLKDTGLEFGPEPATHDHCTLGGMIGNNSCGATAQRTGKVVDNIVELEVLLYDGTRMWVGETPDDEYEQIVAAGGRPAQVYQELRALRDRYLAQIRTRYPKIPRRVSGYNLDSLLPEKNFHVGQALVGSEGTCVTVLRARLKLVPVVKVRGLVMIGFPDVGASGDAVPAVLPHRPIALEGIEHHLIHFEQAKHLHPEALELLPEGRAYLMVQMGGDTKDEVDAAADRMLASLQLDRDDDRVAFFDDERHQKQLWLVRESGLGATARVPGLPDTWPGWEDSAVGPDDLGDYLRDLQALFGEYGYDQTSLYGHFGQGCVHCRIPFEMTTSDGIANFRSFMEQAAHLVAGYGGSLSGEHGDGQARAELLPVMFGDDLVRAFGQFKAIFDPTDRMNPGKVAAPNPLDAQLRLGVDYNHRDVATHFQYPNDEGSFGRAVLRCVGVGKCRRHEGGVMCPSYMATREEEHSTRGRARMLFEMLDGTARGGAIGDGWRSDAVKDALDLCLACKGCKADCPVNVDMATYKAEFLSHHYEGRLRPRTHYSMGWLPVAAAAVAATAPRLVNALSHAPGLAWLAKKAAGVDSRREVPVFAAETFQQWFARHTPGGSGERGEVVLWPDTFTNHFDPGIARAAVEVVEHAGWRVVVPEQKVCCGLTWISTGQLDVAKRVLLRTVEVLRPHLRAGHLVLGLEPSCTAVFRSDAEELFPHDQDVERLRRQTVTLAELLTEHTPGWTPPQVRRTAHIQTHCHHHAVMGYEADTKLLSAAGVQADILDSGCCGLAGNFGFEEGHYEVSEACAERVLLPAVRDADTSDVILADGFSCRTQVEQSDAGGRRGVHLAELLAAGLDGDDGRGMPERSWADRPAAPSRPVRLLATAAAAGAVAGLGYGVRRWLR, from the coding sequence ATGACCACCGTCAAGCTCCCCGATCCCGTCGTGCGCGTCCCGCAGACCGGCGACATCGACGTCGCCGCGCTGGAACGGGACCTGGCGGCCGAGGTGGACGGCGAGGTCCGCTTCGATGCCGGATCGCGCTCCGCGTACTCCACCGATGCGTCCAACTACCGGCAGGTGCCGATCGGCGTGGTGGTGCCGCGTACCGTCGAGGCCGGCGTGGCCGCGGTCGCCGTGTGCCACCGGTACGGTGCCCCGATCACCTCGCGGGGAGGCGGCACCAGCCTGGCCGGGGAATGCACCAACGTGGCAGTGATCATCGACTGGTCGAAGTACTGTCACCGGCTGCTCGAGGTCGACGCCGCGAGCCGCACCTGCCTCGTCGAGCCGGGCATCGTCCTGGACGTGCTCAACGACCAGCTCAAGGACACCGGCCTGGAGTTCGGCCCGGAGCCGGCCACCCACGACCACTGCACGCTGGGCGGCATGATCGGCAACAACTCGTGCGGGGCGACGGCCCAGCGCACGGGCAAGGTCGTCGACAACATCGTCGAGCTGGAGGTGCTGCTCTACGACGGCACCCGCATGTGGGTGGGGGAGACGCCGGACGACGAGTACGAGCAGATCGTCGCGGCCGGCGGCCGTCCGGCGCAGGTCTACCAGGAGCTGCGGGCCCTGCGGGACCGGTACCTGGCGCAGATCCGTACCCGTTATCCGAAGATCCCGCGCCGGGTCTCGGGGTACAACCTCGACAGCCTCCTGCCCGAGAAGAACTTCCACGTGGGTCAGGCCCTGGTCGGCAGCGAGGGCACCTGCGTCACCGTGCTGCGGGCCAGGCTGAAGCTCGTGCCCGTCGTCAAGGTTCGCGGCCTCGTCATGATCGGCTTCCCCGACGTCGGTGCCTCCGGGGACGCGGTGCCGGCGGTCCTGCCGCACCGGCCGATCGCGCTCGAGGGCATCGAGCACCACCTCATCCACTTCGAACAGGCCAAGCACCTGCACCCCGAGGCCCTGGAGTTGCTGCCCGAGGGACGGGCGTACCTGATGGTGCAGATGGGCGGCGACACCAAGGACGAGGTCGACGCCGCCGCCGACCGGATGCTCGCCTCCCTGCAGCTCGACCGCGACGACGACCGGGTCGCGTTCTTCGACGACGAGCGGCACCAGAAGCAGCTGTGGCTGGTCCGCGAGTCCGGGCTGGGCGCCACCGCGCGCGTGCCCGGGCTGCCCGACACCTGGCCCGGCTGGGAGGACTCCGCGGTCGGCCCGGACGACCTCGGCGACTACCTGCGCGACCTGCAGGCCCTCTTCGGGGAGTACGGCTACGACCAGACCTCCCTGTACGGCCACTTCGGCCAGGGCTGCGTCCACTGCCGCATACCGTTCGAGATGACCACGAGCGACGGCATCGCGAACTTCCGGTCGTTCATGGAGCAGGCGGCGCATCTGGTGGCCGGCTACGGCGGGTCGCTGTCCGGCGAGCACGGCGACGGTCAGGCCCGCGCGGAGCTGCTGCCGGTGATGTTCGGTGACGACCTGGTACGCGCCTTCGGCCAGTTCAAGGCCATCTTCGACCCGACGGACCGGATGAACCCCGGCAAGGTGGCCGCCCCCAACCCGCTCGACGCTCAGCTGCGCCTGGGCGTGGACTACAACCACCGCGACGTCGCCACGCACTTCCAGTACCCGAACGACGAGGGCAGCTTCGGCCGGGCCGTGCTGCGGTGCGTGGGCGTCGGGAAATGCCGGCGGCACGAGGGCGGCGTCATGTGCCCGTCGTACATGGCCACCAGGGAGGAGGAGCACTCGACCCGGGGGCGGGCCCGGATGCTCTTCGAGATGCTCGACGGCACGGCCCGCGGCGGGGCGATCGGCGACGGCTGGCGCTCCGACGCCGTCAAGGACGCGCTCGACCTCTGCCTGGCCTGCAAGGGATGCAAGGCCGACTGCCCGGTCAACGTCGACATGGCCACGTACAAGGCAGAATTCCTGTCGCACCACTACGAGGGGCGCCTGCGCCCGCGGACCCACTATTCGATGGGCTGGCTGCCGGTGGCCGCCGCGGCCGTGGCGGCGACGGCGCCGCGGCTGGTGAACGCGCTGTCGCACGCACCGGGGCTCGCGTGGCTCGCCAAGAAGGCCGCCGGGGTGGACAGCCGCCGGGAGGTGCCGGTCTTCGCCGCCGAGACGTTCCAGCAGTGGTTCGCCCGGCACACCCCCGGCGGCTCCGGGGAGCGCGGCGAGGTGGTGCTGTGGCCGGACACGTTCACCAACCACTTCGACCCGGGCATCGCGCGGGCCGCCGTGGAGGTGGTCGAACACGCCGGGTGGCGGGTGGTCGTCCCGGAGCAGAAGGTGTGCTGCGGGCTGACCTGGATCTCCACCGGCCAGCTCGACGTCGCGAAGCGGGTGCTGCTGCGTACGGTCGAGGTCCTGCGGCCGCACCTGCGGGCCGGCCACCTCGTCCTCGGCCTGGAACCGAGCTGCACCGCGGTGTTCCGCAGCGACGCCGAGGAGCTGTTCCCCCACGACCAGGACGTGGAACGCCTGCGCCGGCAGACCGTCACCCTGGCCGAGCTGCTCACCGAGCACACCCCCGGCTGGACGCCACCACAGGTACGGCGCACCGCGCACATCCAGACGCACTGCCACCACCACGCCGTCATGGGCTACGAGGCGGACACGAAGCTGCTGTCCGCGGCCGGCGTCCAAGCGGACATCCTCGACTCCGGATGCTGCGGTCTCGCCGGCAACTTCGGTTTCGAGGAGGGGCATTACGAGGTGTCGGAGGCCTGCGCCGAGCGGGTCCTGCTGCCCGCGGTGCGCGACGCGGACACCTCCGACGTGATCCTGGCGGACGGGTTCAGCTGCCGTACCCAGGTCGAGCAGAGTGACGCCGGTGGCCGCCGTGGCGTGCACCTGGCCGAACTGCTGGCCGCCGGCCTGGACGGCGACGACGGGCGCGGGATGCCGGAGCGGAGCTGGGCGGACCGTCCGGCCGCGCCGTCGCGCCCGGTGCGGCTGCTGGCCACGGCGGCCGCTGCGGGTGCCGTGGCGGGACTCGGGTACGGGGTCCGGCGATGGTTGCGCTGA
- a CDS encoding thiamine pyrophosphate-dependent enzyme, with amino-acid sequence MPEIVGESVAKRLIAWGVDTVFGLPGDGINGLMEGFRRHSDEITFVLVHHEEAAAFMATGYAKATGRLGVCAATSGPGAIHLLNGLYDAKLDHAPVLAITGMQETSMLGSRYQQEVHLDRLYQDVAVYNLMISNPQQVPGVVDLAIRNALSKQTVAHLTFPTDIQVAEIGEDPYRHVGPGRPTTSMPALDRPQLPPGERELRAAAEVLNAAKKPVILAGVGAKHARDEVIAVAEKLGAPVVKTLPGKVVVPDDHPVTTGGLGLLGTRPSEEAMEECDTLLMVGTSFPYGKYLPEPGKARVVQIDSDPSLIGLRLPVDVPIAADAKQTLQGLLPLLTGGDGSFLDKYRKEMDSWRADMTALEDESRDPIAPQYVMGVLDDLAADDAILTCDSGTIATWSARHWTIRGAREFYLSGNLATMAPGLPYAIAMQHAFPGRQVIAYVGDGGFAMLMAEFLTAVRHELPVKVVVNNNNAYGQILWEQIVLGYPEYAVRHRQPEADFSSWARGCGAYGAKVSKPGDVRSAIAEALAHPGPALVDVDVNPNEPPMPGKVKYEQAKHFTEAFLRGQPHKMATLSTVVRDKINELRA; translated from the coding sequence ATGCCGGAAATCGTAGGGGAGAGCGTGGCGAAGCGCCTGATCGCCTGGGGAGTGGACACCGTTTTCGGGCTTCCCGGCGACGGCATCAACGGCCTCATGGAGGGCTTCCGGCGGCACTCCGACGAGATCACCTTCGTCCTCGTGCACCACGAGGAGGCGGCCGCGTTCATGGCGACCGGGTACGCCAAGGCCACCGGCCGGCTCGGCGTCTGCGCGGCGACGTCCGGGCCGGGCGCGATCCACCTGCTCAACGGCCTGTACGACGCGAAGCTGGACCATGCGCCGGTGCTGGCGATCACGGGCATGCAGGAGACGTCGATGCTGGGCAGCCGCTACCAGCAGGAGGTCCATCTCGACCGCCTCTACCAGGACGTGGCCGTGTACAACCTGATGATCAGCAACCCCCAGCAGGTGCCGGGGGTGGTGGATCTGGCCATCCGCAACGCCCTGAGCAAGCAGACGGTGGCCCACCTGACGTTCCCGACCGACATCCAGGTCGCGGAGATCGGCGAGGACCCGTACCGGCACGTCGGGCCGGGGCGCCCCACCACCAGCATGCCGGCCCTGGACCGGCCGCAGCTCCCACCGGGCGAGCGTGAGCTGCGGGCGGCCGCCGAGGTGCTCAACGCCGCGAAGAAGCCGGTGATCCTCGCCGGGGTCGGCGCCAAGCACGCCCGCGACGAGGTCATCGCCGTGGCGGAGAAGCTGGGCGCGCCGGTCGTCAAGACGCTGCCCGGCAAGGTCGTCGTCCCGGACGATCACCCGGTCACCACCGGCGGGCTGGGCCTGCTCGGCACCAGGCCGAGCGAGGAGGCCATGGAGGAGTGCGACACGCTGCTGATGGTCGGCACCTCCTTCCCGTACGGGAAGTACCTGCCGGAGCCCGGCAAGGCCAGGGTGGTGCAGATCGACTCCGACCCGTCGCTGATCGGCCTGCGGCTGCCGGTCGACGTGCCGATCGCCGCGGACGCGAAGCAGACGCTGCAGGGTCTCCTGCCGTTGCTGACCGGCGGGGACGGCTCCTTCCTGGACAAGTACCGCAAGGAGATGGACTCCTGGCGCGCCGACATGACGGCGCTGGAGGACGAGAGCCGCGACCCCATCGCCCCGCAGTACGTCATGGGTGTCCTGGACGACCTCGCCGCCGACGACGCCATCCTCACGTGCGACTCCGGCACGATCGCCACCTGGTCGGCGCGGCACTGGACGATCCGCGGAGCACGCGAGTTCTACCTGTCCGGCAACCTCGCCACGATGGCGCCGGGGCTGCCGTACGCCATCGCGATGCAGCACGCCTTCCCGGGCCGGCAGGTGATCGCGTACGTCGGCGACGGCGGGTTCGCGATGCTGATGGCCGAGTTCCTGACCGCCGTCCGGCACGAACTGCCCGTCAAGGTGGTCGTCAACAACAACAACGCGTACGGGCAGATCCTCTGGGAGCAGATCGTGCTCGGCTATCCGGAGTACGCCGTGCGGCATCGGCAGCCCGAGGCGGACTTCTCCAGCTGGGCGCGCGGGTGCGGGGCGTACGGCGCGAAGGTCAGCAAGCCCGGCGACGTGCGCAGTGCCATCGCCGAGGCCCTCGCCCACCCGGGCCCGGCGCTGGTGGACGTCGACGTCAACCCGAACGAGCCGCCCATGCCCGGCAAGGTCAAGTACGAGCAGGCCAAGCACTTCACCGAGGCGTTCCTGCGGGGCCAGCCGCACAAGATGGCGACGCTGAGCACCGTCGTCCGCGACAAGATCAACGAGCTGCGGGCATGA